In a genomic window of Sulfurimonas denitrificans DSM 1251:
- the ftsZ gene encoding cell division protein FtsZ produces the protein MEPFLIEEACKISGARIVAVGVGGGGGNMISHMINNGVTGIEMIMVNTDAQALKDSSNATTIQIGTKLTKGLGAGMKPEVGRESALESYEEIKNALQGADIVFISAGLGGGTGTGAAPVVAKIAKEVDALTISIVTKPFMFEAPKRLKLAKAGLEELKKESDSIVVIPNDKLLSIIDRKLGIKDSFKIVDSVLAQAVSGTAGVILSNGQADINLDFADLKTVMSHKGMALMGVGEHEGENAAYEAIKAAIESPLLDNVSINGAMGVLVHFNMHPNFPMMEISDAMIVVQESAHEDADVIFGTSTDESLPEDYVKITIIATGFERDLKTVTNNENFVSETSLHIQKVRPRIVVGGDLDGSHLDIPSYMRIQQD, from the coding sequence ATGGAACCATTTTTAATTGAAGAAGCATGTAAAATTAGTGGCGCAAGAATTGTAGCGGTTGGTGTAGGCGGCGGTGGCGGAAACATGATTAGCCATATGATCAACAATGGTGTTACTGGTATCGAGATGATAATGGTAAATACTGATGCTCAAGCACTAAAAGACTCTTCTAACGCAACAACGATTCAAATCGGAACAAAACTAACAAAAGGTTTGGGCGCTGGCATGAAACCTGAAGTTGGTAGAGAGTCTGCACTTGAGAGTTATGAAGAGATTAAGAATGCACTACAAGGTGCTGATATAGTATTTATCTCTGCTGGACTTGGCGGTGGAACTGGAACTGGGGCTGCTCCTGTTGTTGCTAAAATTGCTAAAGAAGTTGATGCTCTTACCATCTCTATTGTTACCAAACCATTTATGTTTGAAGCTCCAAAAAGACTAAAACTTGCAAAAGCTGGACTTGAAGAGTTAAAAAAAGAGAGTGATTCTATTGTTGTAATTCCTAATGATAAACTTCTCTCTATTATAGATAGAAAACTCGGGATAAAAGATAGTTTCAAGATTGTTGATAGCGTTTTAGCTCAAGCTGTAAGTGGAACTGCTGGTGTTATCTTGTCAAATGGACAGGCAGATATTAACCTTGACTTTGCAGACTTAAAAACAGTTATGAGCCATAAAGGCATGGCACTTATGGGTGTTGGTGAACATGAGGGAGAAAATGCAGCTTATGAAGCTATCAAAGCAGCAATTGAGTCTCCTCTTCTTGATAATGTTTCTATCAACGGTGCGATGGGTGTTTTAGTACACTTTAATATGCATCCAAACTTCCCTATGATGGAAATTTCTGACGCTATGATTGTTGTTCAAGAGAGCGCACATGAAGATGCTGATGTAATCTTTGGTACATCAACAGATGAGTCTCTTCCTGAAGACTATGTAAAAATAACTATTATAGCAACTGGTTTTGAGAGAGATTTAAAAACTGTAACAAACAATGAAAATTTTGTAAGTGAAACATCTTTGCACATTCAAAAAGTACGTCCAAGAATTGTTGTTGGCGGGGATTTAGATGGTAGCCATTTAGACATTCCATCTTACATGAGAATACAGCAAGACTAA
- a CDS encoding Crp/Fnr family transcriptional regulator: MLLKETLSSLDFFSSLNDEELELIASFSIATTYDKEYIVHYEKTQSTSLLFLLEGVAKAYKIDKHNNEIFLHYIYAPSLISDVSSYKKETLISFSNVSLIEDSKILNIDYKKFKEHFLAKGHLCQEFANEVILKSQQLQSLINREFIFTSVAKVATMLHDDLDMFNSLKRSEISLILNIQPETLSRVLNRLKRDNIIDSKHTKITILNKEALLGVYEE; encoded by the coding sequence GTGCTACTTAAAGAAACACTCTCATCTTTAGATTTTTTTTCATCTCTTAATGATGAAGAGTTAGAACTTATTGCCTCCTTTAGTATCGCTACAACCTATGACAAAGAGTATATAGTTCACTATGAAAAAACACAAAGCACATCTTTACTTTTTTTACTAGAGGGTGTTGCAAAAGCTTATAAAATAGATAAACATAATAATGAAATATTTCTTCACTATATTTATGCTCCATCATTGATATCTGATGTTTCAAGTTATAAAAAAGAGACGCTCATCTCATTTTCAAATGTATCACTTATTGAAGATTCAAAAATACTTAACATTGATTATAAAAAATTTAAGGAACATTTTTTAGCAAAAGGGCATCTCTGTCAAGAGTTTGCAAATGAGGTAATTTTAAAATCTCAACAACTACAATCACTCATAAATCGAGAATTTATTTTTACTTCCGTAGCTAAAGTTGCTACAATGCTTCACGATGACTTGGATATGTTCAACTCTCTTAAGCGAAGCGAAATTTCTCTTATCTTAAATATTCAGCCTGAAACATTATCAAGAGTTTTAAACAGACTAAAAAGAGATAATATAATAGACTCTAAACATACAAAAATCACTATTTTAAATAAAGAGGCCCTTCTTGGGGTTTATGAGGAGTAA
- the nosZ gene encoding Sec-dependent nitrous-oxide reductase gives MTKHSKILVSLLVGASVAVSVSSADGELQKVMKARGLSEVDVVRAAKTYNPSGVKDEFVVFSSAGQAGQVIVYGVPSMRILKYIGVFTPEPWQGYGFDEESKKVLRQGNIRGREINWGDTHHPALSEKDGKYDGKWLAINDKANPRIAIIDLADFETKQIVVNPVFKSAHGGAFFTQNSDYIIEACQYAAPLDNNYHPIEDYKEAYRGGATMWRFDPAKGKINVKESFTIEMPPYMQDLSDSGKGVSDGWGFTNSFNSEMYTGGIEVGMPPNEAGMSRNDTDFLHVYNWKKLAELAKDSKNVKIINDHKVIPMDIAVKNNALFLIPEPKSPHGVDVSPDGEYITVCGKLDTHASVYKWSNIKKLIDAKEYAGKDPYGIPILDMKKSLHGQAELGLGPLHNQYSNIDGEIYTSLYVDSQIVKWNYKTLKVIDKVNVHYNVGHLCGMEGKSADPQGKYIISLNKLAIDRFQNVGPLHPQNHQLIDISGKKMDLLVDMPLPLGEPHQAVAIRAEKLHGHVRYPMGTNTRTDEIHEGKTLAGQERIERNGNKVTVYATVVRSHINPERITVNKGDEVTFYLTNLERAQDEAHGFTVDHYNIHASLEPGKTASLKFIADIEGVFPYYCTEFCSALHLEMMGYMMVKDPNKKYESAQKMKMQTMTPEQLKAEYDKTVATNAATDAVIQSVVKFLKENKYEKHKVVADLVADAFVQYGQIPDQKKLADKSLKDGDIEKAILFENMIWQLMVKTADVGIRAKDALVRLVATKQSAAASAGEKAFGEGGCGGCHVIGKVSSGPDLTGVLQRHGANGEKWVKDFIMNPEKMYDEPYVKGMIDYFNLRMPNQHMDEKETKNIIEYLKWVDDNANLF, from the coding sequence ATGACTAAGCATTCTAAAATACTTGTTTCGCTTCTAGTTGGTGCATCTGTAGCTGTGAGTGTGTCCTCAGCTGATGGTGAACTACAAAAAGTTATGAAAGCAAGAGGACTGAGTGAAGTAGATGTGGTTCGCGCTGCAAAAACTTATAACCCTTCAGGCGTTAAAGATGAATTCGTTGTATTTAGTTCAGCTGGTCAAGCTGGACAAGTTATCGTTTATGGTGTTCCATCAATGAGAATTTTAAAATACATCGGTGTATTTACACCTGAACCTTGGCAAGGATACGGATTTGACGAAGAGTCAAAAAAAGTTCTAAGACAAGGTAATATAAGAGGAAGAGAGATTAACTGGGGAGATACTCACCACCCTGCTCTTTCAGAAAAAGATGGAAAATATGATGGTAAATGGTTAGCTATAAATGATAAAGCAAATCCTCGTATTGCTATTATTGACTTAGCTGACTTTGAAACAAAACAGATAGTTGTAAACCCTGTTTTTAAATCAGCTCATGGTGGTGCTTTCTTTACTCAAAACAGTGATTATATTATTGAGGCGTGTCAGTACGCTGCTCCTCTTGATAATAACTATCACCCAATTGAAGACTACAAAGAAGCTTACCGTGGTGGTGCTACTATGTGGAGATTTGATCCTGCTAAAGGTAAAATCAACGTAAAAGAGTCATTTACTATTGAAATGCCTCCATATATGCAAGATTTAAGTGATTCAGGTAAAGGTGTGTCTGATGGATGGGGCTTTACAAACTCATTTAACTCTGAAATGTACACAGGTGGAATCGAAGTTGGTATGCCACCAAACGAAGCTGGTATGAGTAGAAATGACACTGACTTTTTACATGTATATAATTGGAAGAAACTTGCAGAACTTGCAAAAGATTCTAAAAATGTAAAAATCATTAATGATCATAAAGTTATACCTATGGATATTGCAGTTAAAAACAATGCTCTATTCTTAATTCCAGAACCAAAATCACCTCACGGTGTTGACGTTTCTCCAGATGGAGAGTATATTACGGTTTGTGGTAAGCTAGATACTCATGCTTCTGTATATAAATGGAGCAATATTAAAAAGCTTATTGATGCTAAAGAGTATGCTGGTAAAGACCCATACGGCATTCCAATTTTAGATATGAAAAAATCACTACATGGACAAGCTGAATTAGGTCTGGGGCCATTGCATAACCAATATTCAAACATAGATGGTGAAATTTATACATCTTTATATGTTGATAGTCAAATTGTAAAATGGAACTATAAAACACTTAAAGTTATAGATAAAGTAAACGTTCACTATAACGTTGGTCACTTATGTGGAATGGAAGGTAAATCAGCAGATCCTCAAGGGAAATATATCATCTCTCTAAATAAATTAGCGATTGATAGATTCCAAAATGTTGGTCCACTTCACCCACAAAATCACCAGTTGATTGATATTAGCGGTAAAAAAATGGATCTTCTTGTTGATATGCCTCTTCCTTTAGGTGAGCCTCACCAAGCAGTTGCAATCAGAGCAGAGAAGCTTCATGGGCATGTAAGATATCCTATGGGTACTAACACTAGAACTGATGAGATTCACGAAGGTAAAACACTTGCTGGTCAAGAGAGAATTGAGAGAAATGGAAACAAAGTAACAGTATATGCAACTGTTGTTCGCTCACATATCAATCCAGAAAGAATTACTGTAAATAAAGGTGATGAAGTTACATTCTATCTAACAAACTTAGAGCGTGCACAAGATGAGGCTCATGGATTTACTGTGGATCACTATAATATTCACGCTTCACTTGAGCCGGGTAAAACTGCAAGTCTTAAGTTTATAGCTGATATTGAGGGAGTATTTCCTTACTATTGTACAGAGTTCTGTTCTGCGCTTCACTTAGAAATGATGGGTTATATGATGGTTAAAGACCCAAATAAAAAGTACGAAAGTGCTCAAAAAATGAAAATGCAAACAATGACTCCTGAGCAGTTAAAAGCTGAATATGACAAAACTGTTGCAACAAATGCTGCTACTGACGCTGTTATCCAGTCTGTTGTTAAGTTCTTAAAAGAGAACAAATATGAGAAACATAAAGTTGTAGCTGATCTTGTAGCTGATGCTTTTGTTCAATATGGTCAAATTCCTGATCAAAAGAAATTAGCTGATAAATCTCTAAAAGATGGTGATATTGAAAAAGCTATTCTTTTTGAAAATATGATTTGGCAGTTAATGGTTAAAACAGCAGACGTTGGTATTAGAGCAAAAGACGCACTTGTTAGACTTGTTGCTACAAAACAATCAGCTGCGGCATCTGCTGGTGAAAAAGCATTTGGAGAAGGCGGTTGTGGCGGTTGTCACGTTATCGGTAAAGTTTCGTCTGGTCCAGACTTAACAGGTGTTCTTCAAAGACATGGTGCTAATGGAGAGAAATGGGTTAAAGATTTCATTATGAATCCTGAAAAGATGTATGATGAGCCTTATGTAAAAGGTATGATTGATTACTTTAACTTAAGAATGCCTAATCAGCATATGGATGAAAAAGAGACTAAAAACATTATTGAATACCTAAAATGGGTAGATGATAACGCAAATTTATTCTAA
- a CDS encoding nitrous oxide reductase family maturation protein NosD, producing MNKLIFALLVLFLPLLEANILQEAIDNAPSGSILRLPAGVYKGNIIINKPLTIIGKEAGVIIDGENKGTVIKVKSSFVTLKNLKIIGSGDRHENIDAAIVLSEVKQCEVSDCIIDDCLFGIDLQMVSNSIISNNTITSKDFELGLKGDGLRLWYSNDNIIKKNSLIRSRDMVIWYSHGNLIEENFGEYCRYSLHFMYAGKNHVINNRYQYNSVGIFFMYSKDTVATGNFIKSSLGATGMGIGLKEVTNFTIKNNTILYCAQGMYIDRSPFEPDTNNWIEENKILYNSEALHFHSMSESNIIKNNKIMGNIEDVVNDGGSSKTYNNEIVQNYWDNYEGFDRNGDNIGDTPHKVYQYADQLWIYNPGVKFFYGSPVISLLNFLAKLAPFTKPLFLFEDKEPIVKIKG from the coding sequence ATGAACAAGTTAATCTTTGCCTTATTGGTTCTATTTTTACCACTTCTTGAAGCAAATATTTTGCAAGAAGCGATAGATAATGCACCAAGCGGCTCGATTTTAAGACTTCCTGCTGGTGTTTATAAAGGTAACATAATAATAAATAAACCCCTTACTATTATAGGTAAAGAGGCTGGTGTTATTATTGATGGAGAAAACAAAGGCACTGTAATTAAAGTAAAAAGCTCTTTTGTTACGCTTAAAAATCTAAAGATAATTGGTAGCGGAGATAGACATGAAAATATTGATGCAGCTATTGTTCTATCTGAGGTTAAACAGTGTGAAGTAAGTGATTGTATTATTGATGATTGTCTCTTTGGTATAGATTTACAAATGGTAAGTAACTCTATAATTTCAAACAACACCATAACTTCAAAAGATTTTGAGCTTGGTTTAAAGGGTGATGGTTTAAGACTCTGGTACAGTAACGATAATATCATCAAGAAAAACTCTCTTATACGCTCTCGCGATATGGTTATTTGGTATAGCCATGGAAACCTTATCGAGGAAAACTTTGGTGAATATTGTAGATATTCACTACACTTTATGTATGCTGGTAAAAACCATGTAATAAACAACAGATACCAGTACAACTCAGTTGGTATATTTTTCATGTACTCCAAAGATACTGTTGCTACTGGCAATTTTATAAAAAGCTCTTTAGGTGCAACTGGAATGGGTATAGGTTTAAAAGAGGTTACCAACTTTACAATTAAAAACAATACAATCTTATATTGTGCACAGGGAATGTATATAGACAGATCGCCTTTTGAACCAGATACTAACAACTGGATTGAAGAAAACAAAATACTATATAACTCTGAAGCGCTCCATTTCCACTCAATGAGTGAAAGCAATATTATAAAAAATAATAAAATAATGGGAAATATAGAAGATGTAGTAAATGATGGAGGGTCTAGTAAAACTTATAACAATGAGATAGTTCAAAATTATTGGGATAATTATGAAGGATTTGACAGAAATGGAGACAACATAGGAGATACACCTCACAAGGTTTATCAATACGCAGATCAACTCTGGATTTATAATCCAGGAGTAAAGTTTTTTTATGGTTCACCAGTTATATCTTTGCTCAATTTTTTAGCAAAGTTAGCACCATTTACAAAGCCGCTTTTTTTGTTTGAAGACAAAGAGCCGATAGTTAAAATCAAAGGATAA
- a CDS encoding 4Fe-4S dicluster domain-containing protein has protein sequence METVKTDKREFIKYSTLGVLGLVLGGGMVFSPYVLKAEHRLRPPGAVDEKKFLALCIKCGQCLQVCPYHSIKLSDFISGHGVGTPYIDANERGCYACSAVPCVLACPSGALDHHCEKPQDIKMGIAVLEFPNTCIAMTNTPIPKGYNDKMHKFTNGVVNTNELESKILEKFDSYEGKQCTLCADMCPIPNPLSAISMVRDSGGGNRPEIYDGCIGCGVCQEVCPTNVPSIVVKPRVTYEQFYTKKS, from the coding sequence TTGGAAACAGTTAAAACAGATAAAAGAGAGTTTATTAAATACTCCACTTTAGGAGTTTTAGGACTTGTTTTAGGTGGAGGAATGGTTTTTTCTCCATACGTCTTAAAAGCAGAGCATAGATTAAGACCACCAGGGGCGGTTGATGAGAAAAAATTTTTAGCTCTATGTATAAAATGTGGTCAGTGCCTTCAAGTTTGTCCTTACCACTCAATCAAACTCTCTGATTTTATAAGCGGGCATGGGGTTGGAACACCGTATATAGACGCTAACGAGAGAGGCTGTTATGCTTGTAGCGCTGTTCCTTGTGTACTTGCATGTCCAAGTGGAGCACTAGACCATCACTGTGAAAAACCTCAAGACATAAAGATGGGAATAGCTGTTTTAGAGTTTCCTAACACATGTATTGCAATGACAAATACACCTATTCCAAAAGGGTATAATGATAAAATGCATAAATTTACTAATGGTGTAGTAAATACGAATGAACTTGAGAGTAAAATTTTAGAAAAATTTGATTCTTACGAAGGTAAACAGTGTACGCTATGTGCTGACATGTGCCCAATCCCAAATCCGCTTAGTGCAATTTCTATGGTACGTGATAGCGGTGGTGGAAATAGACCTGAAATTTATGATGGTTGTATAGGTTGTGGAGTATGTCAAGAGGTTTGTCCAACAAATGTACCCTCAATTGTCGTAAAACCAAGAGTCACTTATGAACAATTTTACACAAAAAAAAGTTAA
- a CDS encoding c-type cytochrome, producing the protein MKINKTVLISTIVLLSIFSGCSDNTKKESGQSAASSEVTSAKSIEVLKNENAGEIKVALKEVDANQSHSYYYDYNIKSEYDMNSKPANDDASVREKARSAIDANLHVRSPYEGVEISMVVKKLSKNFIVKCSACHNDYANGVIGPSLLSKDADFIFEKISKFKDGSAKNVLMKDLVLQMDDKEIRELAEEIYEFNKKIKEMRK; encoded by the coding sequence ATGAAAATCAATAAAACAGTCCTAATTTCTACAATTGTTTTACTTAGCATATTTAGCGGTTGTAGTGATAATACAAAAAAAGAGAGTGGACAAAGTGCTGCATCTAGTGAAGTGACTTCTGCAAAAAGCATTGAAGTATTAAAAAACGAAAATGCAGGGGAGATAAAAGTTGCTCTTAAAGAGGTAGATGCAAATCAGAGTCACTCATATTACTATGACTACAATATCAAAAGCGAATATGATATGAACTCTAAACCAGCCAACGATGATGCTTCTGTAAGAGAGAAAGCAAGAAGTGCTATTGATGCTAATTTACATGTAAGAAGCCCTTATGAAGGTGTTGAAATATCAATGGTTGTTAAAAAACTTAGCAAAAATTTTATTGTTAAGTGTTCTGCATGTCATAATGATTATGCAAATGGCGTAATTGGACCATCACTTCTAAGTAAAGATGCTGATTTTATATTTGAAAAAATTTCAAAATTTAAAGATGGCTCTGCTAAAAATGTACTTATGAAAGATTTGGTATTGCAAATGGATGATAAAGAGATAAGAGAACTCGCAGAAGAGATTTATGAATTTAACAAAAAAATTAAAGAGATGAGAAAATAG
- a CDS encoding c-type cytochrome, which translates to MKNIIVATLTLFILGLMAYTASKGRAYHGGEHAKVIENIGSNTNTQAGAQKTAQPEEKSDRDKESEQLKALKDKAGNIGEIKVSAEYKSKCSACHGANGSGEQDGRALMGPKLYGQSAEKLYKDLVDFKAGRKENIIMKGLLINTTEEELKSYADEIGAFSSQTKQ; encoded by the coding sequence ATGAAAAATATTATTGTAGCAACACTAACACTATTTATTCTTGGACTAATGGCTTATACTGCTTCAAAAGGAAGAGCATATCATGGTGGAGAACATGCAAAAGTTATAGAGAATATAGGTAGCAATACAAACACACAAGCAGGAGCTCAAAAGACAGCACAACCAGAAGAAAAAAGCGATAGAGATAAAGAGTCAGAGCAACTTAAAGCGCTTAAAGATAAAGCTGGAAATATTGGTGAAATCAAAGTAAGTGCTGAATATAAGAGTAAATGCTCTGCTTGTCATGGAGCTAATGGTTCTGGAGAGCAAGATGGAAGAGCGCTAATGGGACCTAAACTTTATGGACAAAGTGCTGAGAAACTATATAAAGATTTGGTAGATTTTAAAGCAGGAAGAAAAGAGAACATTATTATGAAGGGACTTCTTATCAACACAACTGAAGAGGAACTTAAGAGTTATGCTGATGAGATAGGTGCGTTTTCTTCTCAAACTAAACAGTAA
- a CDS encoding NapH/MauN family ferredoxin-type protein — MDKYNSRETIKHSSFWSTFFDRTKDGKKIFSYRMKRWIVVISVHLLFFLSFHIDIQTLEGTLNGSRFLGFHLIDIFTTMQLFLATYELPVNMIIGTITIVIVYLLVGGRSYCSWVCPYGLLSEVGEKWHNTLVNKKIIKERKFDHRVRHIFWAMFLIFSLVSGYLVFETFNVVGILSRMIAYGWSLALIWVVVVFAIEVFYSRRAWCTYICPIGTTYGYIGKVSALRVEWNDNCDHCMVCHDVCFENQVLEITKAKYDAQREEKGITREYITGADCTLCGRCIDVCHADALKFDFRLKNLV; from the coding sequence ATGGATAAATATAACTCTAGAGAGACCATAAAGCACTCCTCTTTTTGGTCAACTTTTTTTGATAGAACAAAAGATGGAAAGAAGATATTTAGCTATAGAATGAAAAGATGGATTGTAGTTATATCTGTACACCTTCTTTTTTTTCTATCTTTTCACATAGATATACAGACCTTAGAGGGAACATTAAATGGCTCAAGATTTTTAGGTTTTCACTTAATTGATATATTTACAACAATGCAGCTTTTTTTAGCTACTTATGAGTTGCCCGTAAATATGATTATCGGAACTATTACTATAGTAATTGTTTATCTCTTAGTTGGTGGCAGAAGTTACTGCTCATGGGTTTGTCCTTATGGTCTGCTTAGTGAGGTTGGTGAGAAGTGGCACAACACACTTGTTAATAAAAAAATCATTAAAGAGAGAAAGTTTGATCATAGAGTTAGACATATCTTTTGGGCTATGTTTTTGATTTTTTCTCTTGTTAGTGGTTATTTAGTTTTTGAAACTTTTAACGTTGTTGGAATTCTTAGCCGTATGATTGCTTATGGATGGAGTTTAGCACTTATATGGGTTGTAGTTGTTTTTGCCATAGAAGTTTTCTACTCTCGCAGAGCTTGGTGTACATATATCTGCCCAATAGGTACCACTTATGGTTATATAGGAAAAGTATCAGCACTTAGAGTTGAGTGGAATGATAATTGTGATCACTGTATGGTTTGCCATGATGTCTGTTTTGAGAATCAAGTTCTAGAGATTACTAAAGCAAAATATGATGCGCAAAGAGAAGAAAAAGGGATAACAAGAGAGTATATTACTGGCGCAGATTGTACATTATGTGGAAGATGTATAGATGTTTGTCACGCTGATGCGCTTAAATTTGATTTTAGATTAAAAAACTTGGTGTAG
- a CDS encoding ABC transporter ATP-binding protein produces MIEIKNLTKKFGSHVSLDDVSCNFNKNDSVALMGANGAGKTTLIRSILGYYHPDGGEVFINGLNPIKERTKVLHNISFVPQLPPPIKLSIEELMHYISVSADVDKELIKHYANEMKLDISANMNKSFFKLSGGMKQKLLIAISLAKKSNIIIYDEPTANLDPKARDDFYRLLNKNEEEKTLLFVTHRLEEVRDLVNRQIYMDMGKVVSDEIF; encoded by the coding sequence ATGATAGAAATAAAAAACCTAACAAAAAAATTTGGCTCTCATGTATCACTTGATGATGTGAGTTGTAACTTTAATAAAAACGACTCTGTTGCGCTTATGGGCGCAAATGGAGCAGGTAAGACAACACTAATCCGCTCTATTTTAGGATACTATCATCCAGATGGCGGAGAAGTTTTCATAAACGGATTAAATCCAATAAAAGAGCGAACAAAAGTGCTCCACAATATTAGCTTTGTTCCACAACTCCCACCTCCTATCAAACTAAGCATTGAAGAGCTTATGCACTATATAAGCGTGAGCGCTGATGTTGATAAAGAGCTTATCAAGCACTATGCCAATGAGATGAAACTCGATATCAGTGCAAATATGAATAAATCATTTTTTAAGCTAAGCGGAGGAATGAAGCAAAAATTGCTAATCGCTATAAGTTTAGCAAAAAAGAGCAATATCATCATTTATGATGAGCCAACAGCCAACCTTGATCCAAAAGCACGAGATGATTTTTACAGGCTTCTGAACAAAAATGAAGAGGAGAAAACTCTTCTATTTGTTACGCATAGATTAGAAGAGGTAAGAGATTTGGTCAATAGACAAATCTATATGGATATGGGAAAAGTTGTTTCAGATGAAATTTTTTAG